The following coding sequences lie in one Bartonella sp. DGB1 genomic window:
- the sucD gene encoding succinate--CoA ligase subunit alpha has protein sequence MSILVNKDTKVLVQGLTGKTGTFHTEQALAYYGTKMVGGIHPSKGGEEWESCDGVKLPIFSSVAEGKERTGADASVIYVPPAGAAAAILEAIEAEIGLIVCITEGIPVMDMVRVKERLIKSKSRLIGPNCPGVLTPEECKIGIMPASIFKKGSVGVVSRSGTLTYEAVFQTSNENLGQTTAVGIGGDPVKGTEFIDVLEMFLADDETKSIIMIGEIGGSAEEDAAQFLKDEAKKGRSKPVVGFIAGRTAPEGRTMGHAGAVVSGGKGGAEDKIAAMESAGIIISPSPAQLGKTLVDLLKG, from the coding sequence ATGTCTATTTTAGTTAATAAGGATACAAAAGTTCTTGTTCAAGGTTTAACCGGTAAAACAGGTACTTTTCACACTGAACAAGCACTTGCTTATTATGGTACCAAAATGGTTGGTGGTATTCATCCTAGTAAAGGTGGTGAAGAATGGGAGAGCTGTGATGGTGTAAAATTGCCAATATTTTCTTCTGTAGCAGAAGGAAAAGAGCGCACTGGTGCCGATGCTTCTGTTATTTATGTTCCTCCTGCTGGTGCTGCTGCCGCTATTCTAGAAGCAATTGAAGCTGAAATAGGGTTGATAGTATGTATTACAGAGGGTATACCTGTAATGGATATGGTTCGTGTTAAAGAGCGTTTAATTAAATCAAAATCGCGTTTAATAGGTCCTAATTGTCCTGGTGTTTTAACTCCTGAAGAATGTAAAATTGGTATTATGCCTGCGTCAATCTTTAAAAAAGGTTCTGTTGGTGTTGTTTCTCGTTCTGGTACTTTAACTTATGAAGCTGTTTTCCAAACTTCTAACGAAAATTTAGGACAAACAACCGCAGTTGGTATTGGTGGTGATCCAGTTAAAGGAACTGAATTTATAGATGTATTGGAAATGTTCTTAGCAGATGATGAAACTAAATCTATAATTATGATTGGTGAGATTGGTGGTTCAGCTGAAGAAGATGCTGCACAATTCTTAAAGGATGAAGCTAAAAAAGGTAGATCTAAACCAGTTGTAGGTTTCATAGCTGGACGTACTGCTCCTGAAGGTAGAACAATGGGTCATGCTGGTGCCGTTGTTTCTGGAGGCAAAGGTGGTGCAGAAGATAAAATAGCGGCAATGGAATCTGCTGGTATAATAATTTCTCCTTCTCCTGCTCAGCTAGGGAAAACTTTGGTTGATTTATTAAAAGGATAA
- the sucC gene encoding ADP-forming succinate--CoA ligase subunit beta, which translates to MNIHEYQAKRILHEYGAPVANGVAVYSVEQAEEWAKKLPGPLYVVKSQIHAGGRGKGKFKELGEDAKGGVRLSKSVEEVVANVREMLGSTLVTKQTGPAGKQVNRIYIEDGADIERELYLSLLVDRSLSKIVFVVSTEGGMDIEAVAEETPEKIVTVAIEGNEVSPEEAELLAKSLKLEGEAYEDGLKLFPILYKAFVEKDMSLLEINPLIVMTNGRLRVLDAKVSFDNNALFRHSDILELRDISEEDPKEIEASKYDLAYVALDGNIGCMVNGAGLAMATMDIIKLYGAEPANFLDVGGGATKEKVAAAFKIITADHNVKGILVNIFGGIMRCDVIAEGIVSAIKETGLKVPLVVRLEGTNADLGKNIINESGLNVIAADDLDDAAKKIVSVVKEA; encoded by the coding sequence ATGAATATCCATGAATATCAAGCAAAACGTATTTTACATGAGTATGGAGCCCCGGTCGCTAATGGGGTTGCTGTATATTCAGTTGAACAAGCTGAAGAATGGGCAAAAAAATTACCTGGACCTTTATATGTGGTTAAAAGCCAAATTCATGCCGGTGGTCGCGGTAAAGGTAAATTTAAGGAATTAGGTGAGGATGCTAAAGGCGGTGTTCGATTATCTAAGTCAGTGGAAGAAGTTGTTGCTAATGTTAGAGAAATGCTAGGTTCTACATTAGTCACTAAACAAACTGGTCCAGCAGGTAAGCAAGTTAATCGTATTTATATAGAAGACGGCGCAGATATAGAGAGAGAACTTTATTTATCTCTCTTAGTAGATCGTTCTTTAAGTAAAATTGTTTTTGTGGTTTCAACAGAAGGTGGTATGGATATCGAAGCCGTAGCTGAAGAAACTCCTGAAAAAATTGTCACTGTAGCAATTGAAGGAAATGAAGTTTCTCCTGAAGAAGCTGAACTTCTGGCTAAATCTCTAAAATTAGAGGGTGAAGCTTATGAAGATGGTTTGAAATTATTTCCTATTCTCTATAAAGCTTTTGTTGAAAAAGATATGAGTTTATTAGAAATTAATCCTCTCATTGTAATGACAAATGGTCGTTTGCGTGTGCTTGATGCTAAAGTTTCATTTGATAATAATGCACTTTTTCGTCATTCTGATATTTTGGAGCTTCGCGATATTTCAGAAGAAGATCCTAAAGAAATTGAAGCGTCAAAATATGATTTAGCTTATGTGGCTTTAGATGGTAATATTGGTTGTATGGTAAATGGGGCTGGTTTAGCTATGGCCACTATGGATATCATAAAACTTTATGGAGCAGAACCGGCTAACTTCTTAGATGTAGGCGGTGGAGCTACTAAAGAAAAAGTTGCAGCTGCTTTTAAAATTATTACTGCCGATCATAATGTCAAAGGTATTTTAGTTAATATCTTTGGTGGTATTATGCGCTGTGATGTTATAGCAGAAGGTATAGTTTCTGCTATAAAAGAAACAGGACTAAAAGTTCCGTTAGTTGTGCGTTTAGAAGGTACTAATGCAGATTTAGGTAAAAATATTATTAATGAAAGCGGTTTAAATGTGATTGCAGCAGATGATTTAGATGATGCAGCAAAAAAAATCGTTTCTGTAGTGAAAGAGGCTTAA
- the mdh gene encoding malate dehydrogenase has product MMRKKISLVGSGMIGGTLAHMIGLKELGDVVLFDIADGIPQGKGLDISESAPVEGFDARYKGTSDYSDIANSDVIIVTAGVPRKPGMSRDDLLSINLKVMEQVGEGIKKYSPDAFVICITNPLDAMVWALQKFSGLPKHKIVGMAGVLDSARFRCFLAEALSVSVEDVSAFVLGGHGDTMVPLARYSTVAGIPLTDLVKMGWLSQRELDAIIQRTRVGGAEIVNLLKTGSAYYAPASSAIVMAESYLKDKKRILPVAAHLAGQYGVDDLYVGVPAIIGANGIERIVEIELNAEERAAFDLSVSAVQDLCDACINLAPQLK; this is encoded by the coding sequence ATAATGCGTAAGAAAATTTCCTTGGTTGGGTCAGGTATGATAGGTGGTACTCTAGCTCATATGATAGGCTTAAAAGAGTTAGGCGATGTAGTTTTATTTGATATCGCTGATGGAATACCACAAGGTAAGGGTTTGGATATATCTGAATCTGCACCGGTTGAAGGTTTTGATGCTAGATATAAAGGTACTTCTGATTATTCTGATATAGCTAATTCAGATGTAATTATCGTTACTGCAGGTGTTCCACGTAAGCCTGGAATGAGTAGAGATGATTTATTGTCTATAAATCTAAAGGTTATGGAGCAGGTAGGAGAAGGAATAAAAAAATATTCACCAGATGCTTTTGTAATTTGTATTACTAATCCTTTAGATGCTATGGTTTGGGCTTTACAAAAATTTTCAGGTTTACCAAAACATAAAATAGTAGGTATGGCTGGAGTTTTAGATTCAGCTCGTTTTCGTTGTTTTCTAGCTGAGGCTCTTTCAGTATCTGTAGAGGATGTTTCTGCCTTCGTTTTAGGTGGACACGGTGATACTATGGTTCCTTTAGCTCGCTATTCTACTGTAGCGGGTATTCCATTGACAGATTTAGTAAAAATGGGCTGGTTATCTCAAAGGGAGCTTGATGCGATAATTCAGCGAACCAGAGTCGGTGGAGCGGAAATAGTTAATTTACTAAAAACCGGTTCAGCTTATTATGCTCCAGCTTCTTCTGCGATTGTGATGGCAGAATCTTATTTAAAAGATAAAAAACGTATTTTACCAGTAGCCGCTCATTTAGCAGGGCAATATGGCGTTGATGATTTATATGTTGGTGTTCCAGCTATTATTGGTGCTAATGGTATTGAGCGTATTGTTGAAATTGAACTTAATGCAGAAGAACGTGCAGCTTTTGATCTGTCTGTGTCTGCTGTTCAGGATCTTTGTGATGCATGTATTAACTTAGCACCACAATTAAAATAA
- the zapE gene encoding cell division protein ZapE, with the protein MVKQVYQAYQDMIASGKIQYDSSQQKLIMTLDELLSKVNNYLPTSKNYLFSLWKKPLTPKGLYIYGEVGRGKTMLMDIFFSLVSSKKKMRVHFNDFMTDIHNRITLHRKDFADKKNKQNDPIIPVAQQIASEVKLLCFDEFTVTDIADAMILSRLFENLFKLGVILVATSNVAPKDLYKNGLNRELFLPFIDKLEQNVKSFNVQVEQDYRLTKTNEAKYYFYPLTEANINEFEQKWIDLTLGSSVVANQTISFRGRKINVPMSTSGFAKFDYMDLCGKPFAAADYLEILKKYHTIFLANVPIMTNNNSNQAKRFILLIDSLYDKNIRLFMSSESDIGSLYITETGNELEAFEFSRTYSRLFEMQSEEYLLNWEKSTLLS; encoded by the coding sequence ATGGTTAAACAAGTTTACCAAGCTTATCAAGATATGATAGCATCAGGAAAAATACAATATGATTCATCACAACAAAAGTTGATAATGACGTTAGATGAGTTATTATCAAAAGTTAATAATTATTTACCTACAAGTAAAAATTATTTATTTTCTTTATGGAAAAAACCTTTAACACCAAAAGGATTATATATTTATGGTGAAGTAGGTAGAGGAAAAACTATGTTGATGGATATATTTTTTTCCTTAGTTTCGAGTAAAAAGAAAATGCGCGTGCATTTTAATGACTTTATGACGGATATTCATAATAGAATTACCTTACACAGAAAAGATTTTGCTGATAAAAAAAACAAGCAAAATGATCCTATCATTCCTGTAGCGCAACAAATTGCAAGCGAAGTTAAATTGCTGTGTTTTGATGAATTTACTGTTACTGATATAGCCGATGCAATGATATTATCTCGTCTTTTTGAAAATTTATTTAAGCTAGGGGTAATATTGGTAGCTACTTCTAATGTTGCTCCTAAAGATTTGTATAAAAATGGTCTAAATAGGGAATTATTTTTACCATTCATTGATAAATTAGAACAAAATGTTAAAAGTTTTAATGTTCAAGTTGAGCAAGATTATCGTTTAACAAAAACTAATGAAGCTAAATATTATTTTTATCCTTTAACTGAAGCAAATATAAATGAGTTTGAGCAAAAATGGATTGATCTAACTTTAGGAAGTTCAGTTGTTGCGAATCAAACTATATCTTTCAGAGGGCGTAAAATTAATGTTCCTATGTCTACAAGTGGATTTGCTAAATTTGATTATATGGATTTATGCGGCAAACCATTTGCCGCAGCTGATTATTTAGAAATTCTAAAAAAATATCATACTATTTTCTTAGCAAATGTACCTATAATGACTAATAATAACAGCAATCAAGCGAAAAGATTCATATTATTAATTGATAGTTTATATGATAAAAACATAAGGTTATTCATGTCTTCTGAATCGGATATTGGTAGTTTATATATCACAGAAACCGGAAATGAATTAGAGGCTTTTGAATTTAGCCGAACATACTCACGTTTATTTGAAATGCAAAGTGAAGAATATTTACTGAATTGGGAAAAATCTACACTCTTATCTTAA